From Eubalaena glacialis isolate mEubGla1 chromosome 5, mEubGla1.1.hap2.+ XY, whole genome shotgun sequence, one genomic window encodes:
- the SPRY1 gene encoding protein sprouty homolog 1, translated as MDPQNQHGSGSSLVVTQQPALDNRQRLDYEREIQPAAILSLDQIKAIRGSNEYTEGPSVVKRPALRTAPRQEKHERTHEIIPINVNNHYEHRPTSHLGHAGLSHSPRGPILSRSTSTGSAASSGSNSSASSEQGLLGRSPPARPVSAHRSERTVRTQPKQLIVDDLKGSLKEDLTQHKFICEQCGKCKCGECTAPRTLPSCLACNRQCLCSAESMVEYGTCMCLVKGIFYHCSNDDEGDSYSDNPCSCSQSHCCSRYLCMGAMSLFLPCLLCYPPAKGCLKLCRGCYDWIHRPGCRCKNSNTVYCKLESCPSRGQGKPS; from the coding sequence ATGGATCCCCAAAATCAACATGGCAGTGGCAGTTCTTTAGTTGTGACCCAGCAGCCTGCTTTGGACAACCGTCAGAGATTAGACTATGAGAGAGAGATTCAGCCTGCTGCTATTTTGTCCTTAGACCAGATCAAGGCCATCAGAGGCAGCAATGAGTACACAGAAGGGCCATCAGTGGTGAAAAGACCTGCTCTTCGAACAGCACCAAGACAAGAAAAGCATGAAAGGACTCATGAAATCATACCAATTAATGTGAATAATCACTATGAGCACAGACCTACCAGCCACTTGGGACATGCAGGACTCTCACATAGTCCCAGAGGCCCCATACTGAGCAGGTCAACCAGCACTGGGAGTGCAGCCAGTTCTGGGAGCAACAGCAGTGCCTCTTCTGAGCAGGGGCTGTTGGGAAGGTCCCCACCAGCCAGGCCAGTGTCTGCTCACAGGTCTGAAAGGACAGTCCGGACCCAGCCCAAGCAGCTGATTGTGGATGACTTAAAGGGTTCCTTGAAAGAGGACCTGACACAGCACAAGTTCATTTGTGAACAGTGTGGGAAGTGCAAGTGTGGAGAATGCACAGCTCCCAGGACCCTGCCGTCCTGTTTGGCCTGTAACCGGCAGTGCCTTTGCTCTGCTGAGAGCATGGTGGAGTATGGAACCTGCATGTGcttggtcaagggcatcttctacCACTGCTCCAATGACGACGAAGGGGATTCTTACTCGGATAATCCTTGCTCCTGTTCACAGTCACACTGCTGCTCTAGGTACCTGTGTATGGGAGCCATGTCTCTGTTTTTACCTTGCCTACTCTGTTACCCTCCTGCTAAGGGATGCCTGAAGCTGTGCAGGGGGTGTTATGACTGGATCCATCGCCCAGGGTGCAGATGTAAGAACTCCAACACAGTCTATTGTAAGCTGGAGAGCTGCCCCTCCCGGGGTCAGGGTAAACCATCATGA